Below is a genomic region from Thermodesulfobacteriota bacterium.
TACGAAGGTTTTGAGCGCAGCCGTTGAATGGACCGGTCCTTCTCTCTCTATGCCCTCTACTCTGGATATAGAAATCTCACTCATGGTAATTCATATTGCTCATTATTCGCTTGTCCTCTAAAACACCGGGCAACTAGCTTTCTTGATTTAACATGAGCACCCTGTTTGTCAATCTATCTGCAGTAGCTCGATGGAACCCGGTTATCATTCAGTTAGAATAAATTACTCCTCGCTCTTAACCACCTCTAGAAACTCTGTTGTTGGTTTATCCAGCCTTTTCTGCCCGTCTACTTCCATGTCTATACTGCCCTTGAAGAAAGCGCCGTCATCGATGATGAGCTTGGGAGAGGTAATGTCTCCCTTTAGGGCCCCTGAGGACTTAATCTCCAGTCTCTCCCGTGCAAACATATTCCCGACTACTTCGCCGTTTATGATTATCGTCTTAGCGTGTATTTCGCCGGATATTTTTCCGTTCTCTCCAACCGTCACCTGGTTTTCCCTGAGTTGAATTTCTCCTTCCACCCGGCCATCGATGATTAAATCCTGGTTTCCGGATATTTCCCCCTTTATGAAGATCGACTTTCCGATTTTTACTACCTCTCCTCTATTGTCCGGATTATTGAACCTCCGGACCTCGGGGGTGACGTGCGTCTCCTCAGCATGCTTAACTTCCAATTCCTTTGATTCCTTCTTCTTTTCCTTGTCCCACATATTCTCATCCTCCTTTTTTAGATTTACCGGCCGACCCTCTGCCGGTCTTCTCATATTTTATAATATTTCTGAGAAAAATGCAGGATGTGAATGTAGCAATTCTATAACATGTCTTTCTACACAATATATGGGTCTTATCCTCTGTTCGTAAAGGAAAATAATTTTGGGCACTTAGGTAGTACATATTGACTAAGTCTCTCGGTTTATGTACTTTCTGCCACGATACGGGATAGAATGCTGGCAGCCAGTATTTAAAACCGGTCCGGAGACAAGGGTGAGCCAGGTTAGAGTAAAAATGAAGCAGGTTGTAGATTGGAGGGCGACATTATGGGCCGGTTTGATTAGTGGAATTATTTTTCTGGCCATTAATATGGTTTTAACGGCAATGTATGTGGGCAGTCCCTGGGTTATCACACGCCTCATCGCTTCTATAGTAATGGGCGAGGGTGTTCTACCACCACCGGCCACTTTCGACCCGGTTGTATTTGCAGTGTCGATTCTGGTTAATTTTGTGCTGTCCATAATTTTTGCCTGCGTGATAGCCATCATCTTGCACCGTTGGGGATTGCTCGTGGGGATACTTGGGGGAGCGGTGTTTGGTCTCGCCTTGTATTTTATAAACTTTTATACCTTTACCCTCTTATTTCCCTGGTTTTTCCCCATGAGGAGCTGGATCATGGTGCTGAGCCATATCGTTTTCGGAGCTTGCGCCGGGGGGATCTATGAAGGGTTGGAAGTAGAGAGGTATAAACCGGTTGAGGAATGATGAGTGGAAAAGAACCGATAAATCATTCTTATTGTGAACTGAAGGATGCACAATGACAAATCCTAGTGCCTATTCCCGTCGAGTATCCGCTCAGGGTAAATCTTCTTCTTCGGACTGGACTGGAACATCCGGTAAGATAAGGGTCATCATTGCAATAA
It encodes:
- a CDS encoding polymer-forming cytoskeletal protein, whose amino-acid sequence is MWDKEKKKESKELEVKHAEETHVTPEVRRFNNPDNRGEVVKIGKSIFIKGEISGNQDLIIDGRVEGEIQLRENQVTVGENGKISGEIHAKTIIINGEVVGNMFARERLEIKSSGALKGDITSPKLIIDDGAFFKGSIDMEVDGQKRLDKPTTEFLEVVKSEE